A window of the Polaribacter batillariae genome harbors these coding sequences:
- a CDS encoding T9SS type B sorting domain-containing protein: MSKKHFIPPLTYAERGNANPNDQYFYISTPKNENISFRIKKIGSVTDITGTVSRVDPQIISLDNGDGQLFVDSSQTNVVHKNKGYIIEADDVIYVSVRMNAGGPIGATSGPQAGALVSKGAAALGTTFRAGMYTNENPQTNYLNFISVMATQNNTNVLFSNLTAGILIKNSSNTGTSSISTTLNEGESYIIATNASDNEINKDGLIGTLIISNKDIVVNVGSANGSFGSGDGRDYGLDQIVDVSKVGTEYIFVRGNGNNDWEKILIVAHTNDTDIFVNGNSSPIATIDAGEYYPIDGNNYSSNNNMYIQTSEKVFAYQGIGGLNNSGNPAEANQGMFFVPPLSCENRKAVINIPKIDKIGGLVFTGGISIITNKTATVNINNLPIDNQPTTVNVNGPFNVSGNSEYVTYKLTGLNDNVIIESTDELYCAYFNSNTNASSGSFYSGFPSAPEVNFDTSISTVGNCIGNDLKLKAANDAIFDEFEWFFDDGTGFVTTTNTTTEIMPTLPGKYQLRAKIICNGTIVSSWKSIEIPVSICPDDYDKDGIIDNLDVDIDNDGILNCDESKGNATLDISTISAPVIIFNNNSTNTTTTGNISGSGNTFVGNVNGNFTSTVNTGTSSEGIYEINFNKNINFIFKQNTTETHTSNTDEFFILRVGPNNKNITLLDPDNQLLIDSNLDGDFESGNTQFSASEIKFKYAATLSGSTATFSFVANQVNQITFEHRSNSLTTPSVFNGNIKLTCFSLDSDNDSIEDMFDLDSDNDGIPDLYDAAGKTVTLTNTDTNSDGLDDIFDTITTNLDSDNDGIKNYLDIDSDNDGIFDSTEANHNLDTDFDGFVDNFTDSNNNGLADALENNLTIKTLSLKYIIANTDTDNLANFVELDSDNDDCFDVTEAGFTGNGSGILNATPFNINANGKVINNADGYTNPNNNYRIEAKIEVAKFNNATFCEGETNEIEITSNADAFQWQISTDNGANFSNITENSILSGATFRNVNSEKIEISNTPTDFNQYQFRVVLNKTGNSCGKISGAITLTVNPKPIILNNIVQLKQCADDASENTTVNLTEAEINISTDPNVIFTYYADENSAELGSPEVADKEKYPVNRTAEAWVRTTSELGCYTISKIEITASFAGNVAYNTTFEECDDLLDDTGNNSDGDGISNFDFSSAEQEIKNASTIPNDILVFFYETPEDRDAATNPILDISKHRNNNHPSYAFNQTIYIKIKNKNNNDCEGIGKLFLKVNQIPKFSVTGEAPEEPIIICLNNIPFTVEAENPAENYSYEWRDENNTILGNSITQEINKGGKYTVKASTIPSSANEKICSRERTITVVESNITPLDESFITIKDGASGNSDNLSVQIDIPKNPNSVEEYRYALTRENGVFVRNFQDSNIFDNINGGVYKIIAENKNSCGTSELLISVLQFPKFFTPNNDDKNDYWQIKGVNNTLYLNSNITIFNRYGNLIGQFPIDNRGWDGTFNGKTLPSGTYWYNIVLIPTDTSKPPIHKKGNFSLLRK; this comes from the coding sequence TTGAGCAAGAAACATTTTATTCCGCCTTTAACATATGCCGAAAGAGGGAATGCGAATCCTAATGACCAGTATTTTTATATTTCAACTCCTAAAAATGAAAATATTTCTTTTAGGATTAAAAAGATTGGAAGTGTAACTGATATTACAGGAACAGTTTCACGAGTAGATCCACAAATAATTTCATTAGATAATGGAGATGGACAATTATTTGTAGATTCTAGTCAAACAAATGTTGTTCATAAAAATAAAGGGTATATTATTGAAGCAGATGATGTTATTTATGTTTCTGTAAGAATGAATGCAGGTGGTCCAATTGGAGCTACTAGTGGCCCACAAGCTGGAGCCTTGGTTAGCAAAGGTGCAGCTGCCTTAGGAACCACTTTTAGGGCAGGAATGTACACAAACGAAAACCCACAAACTAATTACCTAAACTTTATTTCTGTAATGGCAACACAGAACAATACAAATGTTCTTTTTTCTAACTTAACTGCAGGGATTTTAATTAAAAATTCGTCAAATACTGGAACATCTTCAATCTCTACAACTTTAAATGAAGGCGAAAGTTATATTATTGCTACCAATGCATCTGATAACGAAATAAACAAAGATGGTTTAATAGGAACATTAATTATTTCTAATAAAGACATAGTTGTAAATGTAGGATCTGCAAATGGTAGTTTTGGTTCTGGAGATGGAAGAGATTATGGATTAGACCAAATTGTAGATGTTTCTAAAGTAGGTACAGAATACATTTTTGTTCGTGGAAACGGAAATAATGATTGGGAAAAAATACTTATTGTTGCTCACACAAACGATACAGACATTTTTGTTAACGGAAATTCAAGCCCAATTGCAACAATAGATGCAGGAGAATATTATCCAATTGACGGAAACAATTACAGTTCTAATAATAACATGTACATACAAACTTCTGAAAAAGTTTTTGCATACCAAGGAATTGGAGGTTTAAACAATTCAGGAAACCCTGCAGAAGCCAACCAAGGAATGTTTTTTGTACCACCATTAAGTTGTGAGAACAGAAAAGCTGTAATAAATATACCAAAAATAGATAAAATTGGTGGATTAGTATTTACAGGAGGCATTTCTATTATAACTAACAAAACTGCAACTGTTAATATAAATAACTTACCAATAGACAACCAACCAACTACTGTTAATGTTAACGGACCTTTTAACGTAAGTGGCAATTCTGAGTATGTAACTTATAAATTAACGGGTCTAAATGATAATGTTATTATAGAAAGTACAGACGAATTGTATTGTGCCTATTTTAATTCCAATACGAATGCAAGTTCTGGGAGTTTCTACTCTGGTTTTCCATCTGCTCCTGAAGTTAATTTCGATACTTCTATTTCTACTGTTGGAAATTGTATTGGAAACGATTTAAAATTAAAAGCTGCCAACGATGCTATTTTTGATGAATTCGAGTGGTTTTTTGATGATGGAACTGGTTTTGTAACTACTACAAATACAACAACAGAAATAATGCCAACTTTACCAGGAAAATATCAATTAAGAGCAAAAATAATTTGTAATGGCACCATTGTTAGCTCTTGGAAATCTATCGAAATTCCCGTAAGTATTTGTCCTGATGATTATGATAAAGATGGAATTATCGACAATTTAGATGTAGATATAGACAATGACGGAATTTTAAATTGTGATGAATCTAAAGGAAATGCAACTTTAGATATTTCCACAATTTCTGCTCCAGTTATTATTTTTAATAACAACTCTACAAACACCACTACAACTGGAAATATTTCTGGATCTGGAAATACTTTTGTTGGAAATGTTAATGGAAATTTCACTTCAACAGTAAACACAGGCACAAGCTCAGAAGGTATTTATGAAATTAATTTCAATAAGAATATTAATTTTATTTTTAAACAAAATACCACTGAAACACATACTTCTAATACCGACGAATTTTTTATTCTTAGAGTGGGCCCAAACAATAAAAATATCACACTTTTAGACCCCGATAATCAGCTTTTAATTGACAGTAATTTAGATGGTGATTTTGAATCTGGAAATACACAATTTTCTGCTTCTGAAATTAAGTTCAAATACGCAGCAACACTTTCTGGAAGTACTGCTACTTTTAGTTTTGTCGCAAATCAAGTAAATCAGATTACTTTTGAACATCGCTCAAATTCTCTTACAACTCCATCCGTTTTTAACGGAAATATTAAATTGACTTGTTTTTCTTTAGATTCAGATAACGATAGTATAGAAGACATGTTCGATTTAGATTCCGATAATGATGGAATTCCTGATCTATACGATGCTGCAGGAAAAACAGTAACACTAACAAATACTGATACAAATTCTGATGGTTTAGACGATATTTTCGACACCATAACAACCAATTTAGACAGCGATAATGACGGAATTAAAAATTACTTAGATATCGATTCCGACAATGATGGAATTTTCGATTCCACAGAAGCTAACCACAATTTAGATACCGATTTCGATGGATTTGTTGATAATTTTACAGACAGCAATAACAACGGATTAGCAGATGCTTTAGAAAATAATTTAACAATAAAAACACTCTCTTTAAAGTATATAATTGCAAATACAGATACCGATAATTTGGCAAATTTTGTAGAATTAGATTCAGATAACGACGATTGTTTTGATGTTACAGAAGCTGGTTTTACAGGAAATGGTTCTGGAATTTTAAATGCGACTCCTTTTAATATTAATGCCAATGGAAAAGTTATCAATAATGCTGATGGATATACAAATCCTAACAATAACTACAGAATTGAAGCAAAAATTGAGGTCGCCAAATTTAATAATGCTACTTTTTGTGAAGGCGAAACCAATGAAATAGAAATTACATCCAATGCAGATGCCTTTCAATGGCAAATTTCAACAGATAATGGTGCTAACTTTTCTAATATTACAGAAAATTCAATTTTAAGTGGCGCAACTTTTAGGAACGTAAATAGCGAAAAAATAGAAATTTCAAATACTCCTACCGATTTTAATCAATATCAATTTAGAGTGGTTTTAAACAAAACAGGAAACAGTTGTGGGAAAATTTCAGGGGCTATTACTTTAACGGTAAATCCAAAACCAATCATCTTAAATAACATTGTGCAATTAAAACAATGTGCAGACGATGCTAGCGAAAACACAACTGTAAATTTAACAGAAGCCGAAATAAACATTTCAACAGACCCAAATGTAATTTTCACCTATTATGCTGATGAAAATAGTGCTGAATTAGGATCTCCAGAAGTCGCAGACAAAGAAAAATATCCTGTTAACAGAACTGCTGAAGCATGGGTAAGAACAACATCCGAACTTGGTTGTTATACCATTTCTAAAATTGAAATTACAGCTTCTTTTGCAGGAAATGTTGCTTACAATACAACTTTTGAAGAATGTGACGATTTATTAGATGACACTGGAAATAATTCTGACGGAGATGGCATCTCTAATTTTGATTTTAGCAGTGCAGAACAAGAAATAAAAAATGCTTCTACAATTCCAAATGATATTCTTGTTTTTTTCTACGAAACACCAGAAGATAGAGACGCTGCCACAAATCCGATTCTAGATATTTCTAAACATAGAAATAATAACCACCCTTCTTATGCTTTCAATCAAACCATTTACATCAAAATAAAAAATAAAAATAATAACGATTGTGAAGGTATTGGAAAACTCTTTTTAAAAGTAAACCAAATTCCTAAGTTTTCAGTAACTGGTGAAGCACCAGAAGAACCTATAATTATTTGTTTAAACAACATTCCTTTTACAGTAGAAGCAGAAAATCCTGCTGAAAATTATAGCTACGAATGGAGAGACGAAAACAATACTATTTTAGGAAATTCCATTACTCAAGAAATTAATAAGGGAGGAAAATATACCGTTAAAGCATCTACAATTCCATCAAGTGCAAATGAAAAAATTTGCAGTAGAGAAAGAACAATTACAGTAGTAGAGTCTAATATTACGCCTTTAGACGAAAGTTTTATTACTATAAAAGACGGTGCTTCTGGAAATTCAGACAATTTAAGTGTTCAAATAGACATTCCTAAAAATCCAAATTCTGTAGAAGAATATCGCTATGCTTTAACAAGAGAAAATGGAGTTTTTGTCAGAAACTTTCAAGACAGCAACATTTTCGATAATATTAACGGTGGTGTTTATAAAATAATCGCAGAAAATAAAAATAGCTGTGGAACATCTGAATTATTAATTTCTGTACTTCAGTTTCCAAAATTCTTTACCCCAAATAATGATGATAAAAATGATTATTGGCAAATTAAGGGCGTTAACAACACATTATATCTAAACAGCAACATAACTATTTTTAACAGATATGGAAATTTAATAGGACAATTTCCTATTGATAATCGTGGTTGGGACGGAACATTTAATGGCAAAACACTTCCTTCTGGAACCTATTGGTACAATATCGTTTTAATTCCCACAGATACTTCTAAACCCCCAATTCATAAAAAAGGAAATTTTTCATTACTTAGAAAATAA
- a CDS encoding acyl-CoA carboxylase subunit beta, whose translation MNLNFNKNEDYNKLLASDLRKKLVKVKLGGGQKRIDKLHEKGKMTARERIDYLLDSEAKSIEIGAFAGEDMYAAHGGCPSGGVVVKIGYIKGKQCIVVANDATVKAGAWFPITGKKNLRAQEIAIENKLPIIYLVDSAGVYLPMQDEIFPDKEHFGRIFRNNAVMSSMGITQISAVMGSCVAGGAYLPIMSDEALIVDKTASIFLAGSYLVKAAIGESIDNETLGGATTHCEISGVTDYKAKDDKDALDKIKFIVDKIGDYDKAGFSKTESFPPKEKQDDIFGILPRERNAQYDMLEIIKRLVDKSEFEQYKEGYGQTILTGYARIDGWAVGIVANQRKLVKTKKGEMQFGGVIYNDSADKATRFIANCNQKKIPLVFLQDVTGFMVGSKSEHGGIIKDGAKMVNAVSNSVVPKFTIVIGNSYGAGNYAMCGKAYDPRLIVAWPSAELAVMSGNSAAKVLLQIETASLKKKGEEITPEKEAELFDKIKSRYDKQVSPYYAAARIWTDAVINPLDTRTWISMGIEAANHAPIEKKFNMGVLQV comes from the coding sequence ATGAACCTCAACTTCAATAAAAACGAAGATTACAATAAACTCTTAGCATCCGATTTACGAAAAAAGCTCGTAAAAGTAAAATTAGGTGGTGGTCAAAAAAGAATTGACAAGCTTCACGAAAAAGGCAAAATGACAGCTCGTGAAAGAATTGATTATTTATTAGATTCAGAAGCGAAATCCATAGAAATTGGTGCTTTCGCTGGCGAAGATATGTATGCAGCACATGGTGGTTGCCCTTCTGGAGGTGTTGTCGTAAAAATTGGCTACATCAAAGGTAAACAATGCATTGTGGTTGCCAATGACGCTACTGTAAAAGCAGGCGCATGGTTTCCCATTACAGGAAAAAAGAATTTAAGAGCACAAGAAATAGCTATCGAAAATAAGTTGCCAATTATCTATTTAGTAGATTCTGCTGGCGTGTATTTACCAATGCAAGACGAAATTTTTCCAGATAAAGAACATTTTGGACGCATTTTTAGAAACAATGCAGTAATGAGTAGTATGGGAATTACACAAATTTCTGCAGTAATGGGAAGCTGCGTTGCTGGTGGTGCTTATTTACCAATTATGAGCGATGAAGCTTTAATTGTAGATAAAACTGCAAGCATTTTCTTGGCGGGTAGTTATTTGGTAAAAGCTGCCATTGGCGAATCTATTGATAACGAAACTTTAGGAGGCGCCACTACACATTGCGAAATTTCTGGCGTTACAGATTATAAAGCCAAAGACGATAAAGATGCTTTAGATAAAATAAAATTTATTGTCGATAAAATTGGTGATTACGACAAAGCTGGTTTTAGCAAAACCGAATCTTTTCCGCCAAAAGAAAAACAAGACGATATTTTTGGAATTTTACCAAGAGAAAGAAACGCACAGTACGATATGTTAGAAATCATAAAGCGTTTGGTAGATAAATCTGAATTTGAACAATACAAAGAAGGCTATGGACAAACCATTTTAACAGGTTATGCCAGAATTGATGGTTGGGCTGTGGGTATTGTAGCCAATCAACGAAAATTGGTAAAAACAAAAAAAGGAGAAATGCAATTTGGGGGAGTTATTTATAACGATTCTGCAGATAAAGCTACACGTTTTATTGCCAATTGCAATCAGAAAAAAATACCTTTGGTTTTCTTACAAGATGTTACTGGGTTTATGGTAGGTTCAAAATCAGAACACGGAGGTATTATAAAAGATGGTGCCAAAATGGTAAATGCGGTAAGTAATTCTGTAGTACCAAAATTTACCATTGTTATTGGAAATTCTTATGGAGCAGGAAATTACGCCATGTGTGGTAAGGCATATGACCCAAGACTAATTGTTGCGTGGCCTTCTGCTGAACTAGCAGTTATGAGCGGGAATTCAGCTGCAAAAGTTTTGCTACAAATAGAAACAGCTTCACTTAAAAAGAAAGGTGAAGAAATTACTCCAGAAAAAGAAGCTGAGTTATTTGATAAAATAAAATCGCGTTACGACAAACAAGTTTCACCTTATTATGCAGCTGCACGAATTTGGACAGACGCAGTCATAAATCCACTAGATACTAGAACGTGGATTTCTATGGGAATTGAAGCTGCCAACCACGCTCCTATCGAAAAGAAATTTAATATGGGCGTTTTACAGGTTTAA
- a CDS encoding GIY-YIG nuclease family protein — MIEHTEGIYNFYVYIITNKYKTVLYTGVTNNLKLRLQQHKEKLNPKSFTSKYNVHYLLYFEHFGWIQQAIAREKEIKNLLRKKKINLIKEKNPKMEFLNHYFE, encoded by the coding sequence ATGATAGAGCATACAGAAGGTATCTACAATTTTTATGTTTACATCATTACAAATAAGTACAAAACAGTACTTTACACAGGTGTAACGAATAATCTAAAACTACGCCTACAACAACATAAAGAAAAATTAAATCCAAAAAGTTTTACTTCAAAATATAACGTTCATTATTTATTATATTTTGAACATTTTGGATGGATTCAACAAGCTATTGCAAGAGAAAAAGAGATAAAGAACCTGTTGAGAAAAAAGAAAATAAATCTTATCAAAGAAAAAAATCCTAAAATGGAGTTTTTAAATCATTACTTTGAGTAG